From Myxococcales bacterium, a single genomic window includes:
- a CDS encoding MFS transporter, with product MPLNSTMVAVALPNISRELDAHPAMLTQALVASYLLTSIVLQSPGGKLGDRLGHRRALALGQGVLASGACLGFFAASVPLLAMARVLMAAGGAIVVPSAAALLRTELPVERRGRAFGAFGAVMALAAALGPIVGGEIVRRFGWPSIFLANVPVLALSAGLAFVGVSGKHAPAQAETRPFDLLGSALLGISLTLVVLGLRGHGQTAALLVVLGVVSFVPFVSWERRVSDPVIDFSLFSRKVFTAGCLVIALQNLALYALIFELPHTLERIFAMDARATGRLLVFMMAAMVVTSPLAGRLADRFGSRPIAALGSLSSIGGVVLMLVRPLDTPGSLIVSLILLGAGLALASAPAQSASMSAAPREMSGMAAGLSSTMRYVGGIAGVAVLGLVMTDDPDRVTVLAQHHAALRIFLVSLVLSLGCTLLLPSKGRLVNPAT from the coding sequence ATGCCGCTCAACTCCACCATGGTCGCGGTGGCGCTGCCCAACATCAGCCGAGAGCTGGATGCCCACCCGGCGATGCTGACCCAGGCGCTCGTTGCGAGTTACTTGCTGACGAGCATCGTGCTGCAGAGCCCCGGCGGAAAGCTGGGAGATCGCTTGGGCCACCGGCGAGCCCTCGCCCTCGGGCAAGGGGTGCTGGCCAGCGGTGCGTGTCTGGGTTTTTTTGCTGCGTCGGTACCGTTGCTCGCGATGGCGCGGGTTTTGATGGCTGCGGGCGGGGCGATCGTCGTTCCGAGTGCCGCGGCGCTCCTAAGGACCGAGCTGCCGGTCGAGCGGCGGGGCAGGGCCTTCGGCGCTTTCGGCGCGGTGATGGCGCTTGCGGCAGCGTTGGGTCCGATCGTGGGTGGTGAAATCGTACGCCGCTTTGGTTGGCCGAGTATCTTCCTGGCGAACGTGCCCGTGCTGGCGCTTTCGGCTGGGCTCGCCTTCGTCGGCGTCTCGGGTAAACACGCCCCGGCACAAGCGGAAACGCGGCCCTTCGATCTTCTGGGCTCGGCGCTGCTCGGTATCTCCCTCACGCTGGTCGTCCTCGGCCTGCGTGGTCACGGTCAAACGGCTGCGCTGCTCGTGGTGCTCGGTGTCGTCAGCTTCGTCCCGTTCGTGAGCTGGGAGCGGCGGGTGTCCGATCCGGTGATCGACTTCTCACTCTTCAGCCGCAAGGTCTTCACTGCCGGATGTCTGGTGATTGCCCTGCAAAACCTGGCGCTCTACGCTCTCATCTTCGAGCTTCCGCACACCCTCGAGCGCATCTTTGCAATGGACGCTCGCGCCACCGGTCGGCTCCTGGTGTTCATGATGGCGGCCATGGTCGTGACCTCACCCTTGGCCGGGAGGCTCGCTGACCGGTTCGGCTCGCGCCCCATTGCGGCGCTCGGTTCACTCTCCAGCATTGGTGGGGTCGTGCTGATGCTCGTTCGACCCCTCGACACCCCGGGCTCGCTCATCGTTTCCCTCATCCTCTTGGGAGCGGGACTCGCCCTCGCGTCCGCTCCAGCCCAATCGGCTTCAATGAGCGCGGCGCCCCGAGAAATGAGCGGCATGGCGGCGGGGCTGAGCTCGACCATGCGCTACGTGGGCGGCATCGCCGGAGTTGCGGTGCTCGGGCTGGTGATGACCGACGACCCCGACCGTGTGACGGTGCTCGCCCAGCACCACGCTGCCTTACGTATTTTCCTGGTGTCGCTGGTGCTGTCGTTGGGATGCACGCTGCTGCTTCCCTCCAAGGGCCGGCTCGTAAATCCGGCCACCTGA
- a CDS encoding PEP/pyruvate-binding domain-containing protein, giving the protein MIANFDDDVPAEAYGGKAAQLARAWQAGLPVPAGFALSAEAVERVLANHGPTLERLLGIFAALGPAVAVRSSAIGEDGEGASFAGQHATVLNVRRADALVSAFREVHASGATEAALGYRQKLGLPSRPMMAVVVQVQVPADRAGVLFTKNPVTAADERVIEASYGLGEVVVQGIVTPDYFRVARGGAVLERRVGDKDLKIVWNEHGGTREEAVEPEHANVLCLDDRELGELDSLATECENHFGGTQDLEWAFTSGKLHLLQRRAITSG; this is encoded by the coding sequence ATGATCGCAAACTTCGACGACGACGTGCCCGCAGAGGCCTACGGCGGCAAGGCGGCCCAGCTAGCCCGAGCGTGGCAGGCGGGCCTGCCGGTGCCGGCGGGGTTTGCCTTGTCAGCGGAGGCTGTGGAGCGGGTCTTGGCCAATCACGGGCCGACGCTGGAGAGGTTGTTGGGGATCTTCGCGGCCCTCGGTCCGGCTGTCGCCGTTCGTTCGAGCGCGATTGGTGAAGATGGTGAGGGCGCGAGCTTCGCTGGCCAACACGCGACCGTGCTCAACGTGCGGCGGGCCGACGCTCTGGTCTCGGCGTTCCGCGAGGTCCACGCATCCGGCGCGACCGAAGCGGCGCTCGGGTATCGGCAGAAGCTCGGCCTGCCGAGCCGTCCGATGATGGCGGTGGTCGTGCAGGTCCAGGTCCCGGCGGATCGTGCCGGGGTCTTGTTTACGAAGAACCCTGTCACGGCGGCCGACGAGCGCGTCATCGAAGCCAGCTACGGTTTGGGCGAAGTGGTCGTCCAGGGGATCGTGACGCCTGACTATTTCCGTGTGGCCCGCGGTGGCGCCGTGCTCGAGCGCAGGGTCGGCGACAAAGATCTGAAGATCGTCTGGAACGAGCACGGAGGCACTCGAGAAGAAGCGGTAGAGCCCGAGCACGCGAACGTGCTCTGCCTCGACGACCGCGAGCTCGGTGAGCTCGACTCCCTCGCCACGGAGTGTGAGAACCACTTCGGCGGTACCCAAGATCTCGAGTGGGCTTTCACGAGCGGAAAGCTCCATCTGCTGCAACGGCGAGCGATCACGAGTGGCTGA
- a CDS encoding ABC transporter permease, with protein sequence MIRVAKVRTVAWFELSSTVRRLGYLIVTLGMPIFATLYGALALIPGYLAKQQEEQTRVYGVVDQAGVLGLEPGATVEVRTAIFRAFAGEPEARRALVSDRSVRSYFVVVTDYLDSGRVLAHSGERSSLGPWEGRDELNELLRTRLVGPRVDPRVAARLVKPIAGRETFRVSGDGRVEAEGSEAFIGRLILPIGFVFLLFTSILMSGSYLIQATATEKENKVVEVLLSSASADEIMTGKLLGLGGAGLLQVIVWLSMTLGVRFGFAQMVLPLNIHVSWQAVLISPVLFITAYAFLGSLMLGTGSFGGNVRESQQLGMFWAFLATLPLMFLPLLLTDPHSVIAHVLTWIPFSAPATLVFRMSLDPDGISIWEISGSLLVLLLSTWAAIRVASRLFRVGLLLTGARPSLREIWRQARV encoded by the coding sequence ATGATCCGTGTTGCCAAGGTGCGCACCGTGGCGTGGTTCGAGCTGTCGTCCACGGTGCGGCGCCTCGGGTACCTGATCGTCACCCTGGGCATGCCGATCTTTGCCACGTTGTACGGCGCTCTGGCGTTGATCCCGGGCTACCTGGCCAAACAACAAGAAGAGCAGACGCGGGTCTACGGGGTGGTGGACCAGGCAGGAGTGCTCGGGCTCGAGCCGGGCGCGACGGTGGAAGTGCGTACGGCGATATTTCGGGCGTTCGCCGGCGAACCGGAGGCGCGCCGGGCGCTCGTGTCCGATCGCAGCGTGCGCAGCTACTTCGTCGTCGTGACCGACTACCTCGACTCCGGGCGCGTGCTGGCTCACTCGGGGGAGCGCAGCTCACTCGGCCCCTGGGAGGGGCGCGACGAGTTGAACGAGCTCTTGCGAACGCGCCTGGTCGGGCCACGGGTCGATCCGCGGGTCGCGGCGCGACTGGTCAAACCCATCGCCGGGCGCGAGACGTTCCGGGTGAGTGGCGACGGGCGGGTCGAGGCCGAGGGCAGCGAGGCGTTCATCGGACGACTGATCTTGCCCATCGGCTTCGTATTCCTCTTGTTCACCTCCATCTTGATGAGTGGCAGTTACCTGATCCAGGCGACAGCCACGGAGAAGGAGAACAAGGTCGTCGAAGTGCTGCTCTCGAGCGCCAGCGCCGACGAAATCATGACCGGCAAACTCCTCGGGCTCGGCGGTGCGGGCCTGTTGCAGGTGATCGTGTGGTTGAGCATGACGTTGGGTGTGCGCTTCGGATTTGCGCAGATGGTGCTGCCGTTGAACATTCACGTCTCGTGGCAGGCGGTTCTGATATCACCCGTGCTGTTCATTACCGCCTACGCATTTCTCGGCAGCCTGATGCTGGGCACTGGCTCGTTCGGCGGCAACGTTAGGGAGAGCCAGCAGCTGGGTATGTTCTGGGCGTTCCTGGCCACGCTGCCTCTGATGTTCCTGCCGCTGCTCTTGACCGATCCCCACAGCGTGATTGCCCACGTGCTGACCTGGATCCCGTTTTCCGCTCCCGCAACCCTGGTGTTTCGCATGTCGCTGGACCCAGATGGAATTTCCATCTGGGAGATCTCGGGTTCACTCCTGGTCCTGCTCCTCAGCACATGGGCGGCCATTCGCGTCGCTTCGCGGCTATTTCGCGTGGGACTTCTGCTGACCGGCGCGCGCCCGAGCTTGCGGGAGATCTGGCGGCAAGCGCGCGTTTGA
- a CDS encoding ATP-binding cassette domain-containing protein, producing the protein MPLLVFDDVWKRYGDNVALSGVSFEVRPGEVFGLLGPNGAGKTTCIRVLMDIVRADSGRVLLFGEPLSRDHLNRLAYLPEERGLYTKQKVIDVMIYFGKLKGLGASEARARARTWLERIGLLAYEKQNVERLSKGMSQKVQLAATLLAEPELSVLDEPFSGLDPLNSVLVKDLIAEIKRSGRTTILSTHQMSMVETLCDRVALLSEGRLMVYGEVNEVRRRYSADEILVTVSGALPELPEVKQVVSEKPGVFRLVLGDRADANKVLERLVAADVGVERWERALAPMEEIFIRVVKNGSGAR; encoded by the coding sequence ATGCCGCTGCTCGTCTTCGACGATGTCTGGAAGCGCTACGGCGACAACGTGGCGTTGTCCGGCGTGTCCTTCGAAGTACGCCCCGGTGAGGTGTTTGGGCTGCTGGGCCCCAATGGAGCCGGAAAGACCACCTGCATTCGAGTGCTGATGGACATCGTGCGCGCCGACTCGGGCAGGGTGCTGCTGTTTGGTGAGCCGCTCAGTCGAGACCACCTGAACCGCCTCGCTTACTTGCCGGAAGAGCGCGGGCTCTACACCAAACAGAAGGTCATCGACGTGATGATCTACTTCGGAAAGCTGAAAGGGCTCGGCGCCTCCGAGGCCCGCGCGCGCGCGCGGACCTGGCTCGAACGCATCGGGCTACTGGCCTACGAGAAACAAAATGTCGAGCGCCTCAGCAAAGGCATGAGTCAGAAGGTCCAGCTGGCCGCGACTCTCCTGGCCGAGCCCGAGCTCTCGGTGCTCGATGAACCGTTCTCGGGGCTCGACCCGCTGAACTCCGTGCTGGTGAAGGACCTGATTGCCGAGATCAAACGCTCGGGGCGCACGACGATCCTCTCGACACATCAGATGAGCATGGTCGAGACGCTGTGTGATCGTGTGGCGCTGTTGTCGGAGGGCAGACTCATGGTCTACGGGGAGGTGAACGAGGTGCGACGCCGCTACAGCGCCGACGAGATCCTCGTCACGGTATCGGGCGCCCTGCCCGAGCTGCCCGAGGTGAAGCAGGTCGTCAGCGAAAAGCCGGGGGTGTTTCGGCTCGTGCTCGGCGACCGAGCCGACGCCAACAAGGTGCTCGAGCGGCTGGTCGCCGCCGACGTCGGGGTCGAGCGCTGGGAGCGTGCGCTCGCACCGATGGAGGAGATCTTCATCCGCGTGGTGAAGAACGGGAGCGGAGCCCGATGA
- a CDS encoding sigma 54-dependent Fis family transcriptional regulator: protein MTEFDDRPTLSDVHLPTVQRLAAAVAIPRLELVVEREAKREVERAQVLEGDVLRIGSHPSNDVVLDDRTVSRFHLQLTRGEQGWVVSDSGSMNGTCVNGVRVRDADLPRPSCRIEIGDSVLRVQELGPQAIEELPTWVSFGELYGESTTMRQLFTVLDRVAKSEATLLIEGESGTGKELAAMEIARRGPRASGPFIIVDCSSISPNLIESELFGHTRGSFTGADKNRVGAFEAANGGTIFLDEIGEMPLEMQPKLLRALEAREIRRTGENDARKIDVRVIAATNRRLEREVNAGRFREDLYFRLGVVTVRMPSLRKRLQDIPTLVQVILRTLNAEEANHLFTPDVIEDMARYDWPGNVRELRNYVERAVVLDHAPPASERRSGQSFAPEESATTPGVGGPPANSDISVPFRHAKEAVISDFERTYLKALLDWAGGNVSKAARKAKMDRMYLYRLLQRYELRGGSRIED from the coding sequence ATGACCGAATTCGACGACCGGCCGACCCTCAGCGACGTGCACCTGCCGACGGTGCAGAGGCTGGCGGCAGCCGTAGCCATCCCTCGCCTCGAGCTCGTGGTCGAGCGCGAAGCCAAAAGAGAAGTGGAGCGAGCGCAGGTGCTCGAGGGTGACGTACTCCGCATCGGCTCCCATCCCAGCAACGACGTCGTGCTCGATGATCGCACAGTGTCCCGCTTCCACCTCCAGCTGACGCGAGGGGAACAGGGCTGGGTCGTCTCCGACAGCGGCTCGATGAATGGGACCTGTGTCAACGGCGTGCGAGTGCGTGACGCGGACCTGCCACGCCCCAGTTGCCGCATCGAGATTGGTGATTCGGTGCTGCGGGTTCAGGAGCTCGGGCCGCAAGCCATCGAAGAGCTTCCGACCTGGGTCTCGTTCGGCGAGCTGTACGGCGAGTCGACCACGATGCGCCAGCTGTTCACCGTGCTCGACCGCGTCGCAAAGAGCGAGGCAACGCTGCTGATCGAGGGCGAGAGCGGTACCGGCAAGGAGCTGGCCGCGATGGAGATCGCTCGCCGCGGACCCCGCGCGAGCGGACCTTTCATCATCGTCGACTGCAGCTCGATCTCACCGAACTTGATCGAGAGCGAGCTGTTCGGTCACACCCGCGGGTCGTTCACCGGCGCCGACAAGAATCGCGTGGGGGCGTTCGAGGCGGCCAACGGCGGCACGATCTTTCTGGATGAAATCGGGGAAATGCCGCTGGAGATGCAGCCGAAGCTGCTGCGCGCGCTCGAGGCTCGGGAGATCCGGCGGACCGGTGAGAACGACGCCCGCAAGATCGACGTGCGTGTCATCGCCGCGACGAACCGCCGACTGGAACGCGAGGTGAACGCCGGGCGATTCCGCGAGGACCTGTACTTCCGCCTGGGTGTCGTCACGGTGCGCATGCCTTCGCTCAGGAAGCGGCTGCAGGACATTCCCACACTCGTACAGGTGATCCTGCGCACGCTGAACGCCGAGGAAGCCAACCACCTATTCACGCCCGACGTCATCGAAGACATGGCACGCTACGACTGGCCCGGGAACGTCCGTGAGCTCCGCAACTACGTCGAGCGCGCCGTGGTGCTCGACCATGCTCCGCCTGCCAGCGAACGGCGCTCCGGCCAGAGCTTCGCGCCGGAAGAGTCCGCGACGACGCCCGGCGTCGGCGGCCCACCCGCCAACTCGGACATCTCCGTGCCATTCCGGCATGCCAAGGAGGCCGTGATTTCCGACTTCGAGCGCACCTATCTGAAGGCGTTGCTCGACTGGGCGGGCGGCAACGTCAGCAAGGCGGCGCGCAAGGCCAAGATGGACCGCATGTACCTGTATCGACTCCTTCAGCGCTACGAGCTCCGCGGGGGCTCGCGGATCGAGGATTGA
- a CDS encoding class I SAM-dependent methyltransferase, with protein MREPFQRIRGKTSQPSPQEILEDLVEFHTARPGITEATLGECTTLDGRTGYDVLVECLQEDARRVLDLGAGNGPLLERLLGRRPKLERVVGVDACASELELARVRARGDARVELLNQLGQHLDLPDACLDAVLSHHAFYLMRPIEAVVAEVARILRPGGLFALVTWSARASTLEPFAELMRVFSPLTARDNPHFSGWGDPRAFSLQGLESLLVAPGYFAGPLGWDEHDLLIAEAPEALSRRLMGFFYSAELGQPETQAELHGLWCEILSRNLDSEGRARLAFPFACVRALRLSAADGA; from the coding sequence ATGCGCGAGCCATTCCAACGCATCCGGGGCAAGACCTCGCAGCCGAGCCCCCAGGAGATCCTGGAGGATCTGGTCGAGTTCCACACCGCGCGTCCGGGTATCACCGAAGCGACGCTCGGTGAGTGCACCACGTTGGACGGCCGAACTGGCTACGATGTCCTCGTCGAATGCCTGCAAGAGGACGCCAGGCGGGTGCTCGATCTGGGTGCTGGGAACGGACCGCTGCTGGAGCGGCTCCTCGGACGACGGCCGAAGCTGGAGCGCGTCGTCGGCGTGGATGCCTGCGCGAGCGAGCTCGAGCTGGCTCGGGTCCGCGCTCGGGGGGACGCGCGGGTGGAGCTGCTGAACCAGCTGGGGCAACACCTCGATTTGCCCGATGCTTGTCTGGACGCAGTCCTCTCGCACCACGCTTTTTACTTGATGCGCCCCATCGAAGCAGTGGTCGCGGAGGTCGCCCGCATCTTGCGCCCCGGAGGCCTGTTTGCGCTGGTCACCTGGAGTGCACGGGCGTCGACACTAGAGCCCTTCGCCGAGCTGATGCGCGTCTTCAGCCCGCTGACGGCCCGGGACAATCCGCATTTCTCGGGCTGGGGGGATCCGCGTGCATTCTCGCTTCAAGGACTCGAATCGCTACTGGTCGCGCCGGGATACTTCGCGGGCCCGCTGGGGTGGGACGAACACGACCTGTTGATCGCGGAGGCGCCCGAAGCGCTCTCGCGCCGCCTGATGGGCTTCTTTTATTCCGCCGAGCTCGGGCAACCGGAGACACAGGCGGAGCTGCACGGGCTTTGGTGCGAAATCCTGAGCCGCAACCTCGACAGCGAAGGCCGGGCGCGCCTGGCCTTCCCCTTTGCGTGTGTTCGCGCGCTGCGGCTCAGCGCAGCCGATGGCGCTTGA
- a CDS encoding sigma 54-dependent Fis family transcriptional regulator, with amino-acid sequence MNTDHTVPIEHAARRVRALRAQVTSGLDEGRSFVSAADTLSVGSAEGNDLLLADKTVSRFHLELRRQKGRIEVVDLGSTNGTRMGGVLVCSGSVFIDPGTILSLGESALRVDDGDIVDVGETPARFGELFGDSAPMRRLMARASRVAQSDVSVLLFGESGTGKELIARALHEQSPRAGEAFVTVDCGAITPTLFSSELFGHERGAFTGADRQHIGAFERAHRGTVFLDEIGELPPEQQSALLGALERRKIRRVGGRDDIDVDVRLVSATHRDLRAQVNSAGFRLDLFYRIAVVTLSVPPLRERPEDIPALVEHFLRDAGHAGALPEVFSNAALKQLAAHPWPGNVRELRNFVLGTLALGEPANLQLGPDADAGSLSSSFAALFELPYRDAKRRATDDFERRYLERLLEKSEGNIRQASRDAHMDRSYLMELIKRHRLR; translated from the coding sequence ATGAACACCGATCACACCGTTCCCATCGAACACGCCGCCCGGCGCGTGCGCGCGCTTCGCGCCCAGGTGACCTCCGGTCTCGACGAAGGGCGCAGCTTCGTTTCTGCTGCGGACACGCTCAGCGTGGGCAGCGCCGAGGGCAACGACCTGTTGCTCGCCGACAAGACCGTCAGCCGCTTCCACCTCGAGTTGCGCCGGCAGAAAGGTCGCATCGAGGTGGTCGACCTCGGCTCGACCAACGGCACCCGGATGGGCGGAGTGCTGGTGTGTTCCGGCAGTGTGTTCATCGACCCGGGTACCATTCTCTCGCTCGGCGAGTCGGCGCTGCGCGTCGATGACGGCGACATCGTCGACGTGGGTGAGACGCCGGCGCGGTTCGGAGAGCTGTTCGGTGACAGCGCTCCGATGCGACGCCTGATGGCCCGGGCCAGCCGCGTCGCGCAGAGCGACGTCTCCGTGCTCTTGTTCGGCGAGTCCGGCACGGGCAAGGAGCTGATCGCGCGGGCGCTGCACGAGCAGAGTCCGCGTGCCGGCGAAGCTTTCGTCACCGTCGACTGCGGTGCAATCACCCCGACGCTGTTCTCGAGCGAGCTGTTCGGACACGAGCGGGGAGCGTTCACCGGCGCCGATCGCCAGCACATCGGTGCGTTCGAACGCGCCCACCGCGGAACGGTGTTCCTGGACGAGATCGGCGAGCTACCGCCAGAACAACAGTCGGCCCTGCTGGGTGCGCTCGAGCGGCGCAAGATCCGGCGGGTCGGCGGTCGCGACGACATCGACGTCGACGTGCGCTTGGTCTCGGCAACCCATCGAGATCTCCGCGCCCAGGTCAACTCCGCGGGTTTTCGCCTCGACCTCTTCTATCGCATCGCCGTCGTGACTCTCTCGGTGCCGCCGCTCCGCGAGCGCCCGGAGGACATTCCCGCGCTGGTCGAGCACTTCCTGCGAGATGCCGGCCATGCGGGTGCGCTTCCGGAGGTCTTTTCGAACGCCGCGCTCAAGCAGCTCGCAGCTCACCCGTGGCCCGGCAACGTGCGAGAGCTTCGGAACTTCGTGCTCGGCACTCTGGCGCTCGGCGAGCCCGCGAACTTGCAGCTGGGGCCGGACGCCGATGCCGGTTCCTTGAGCTCGTCGTTCGCCGCCCTCTTCGAGTTGCCCTACCGCGACGCCAAGCGCAGGGCCACGGACGACTTCGAGCGGCGCTACCTGGAACGTCTACTGGAAAAGAGCGAGGGCAACATTCGCCAAGCCTCGCGGGACGCACACATGGACCGCTCGTATCTCATGGAGCTGATCAAGCGCCATCGGCTGCGCTGA
- a CDS encoding serine/threonine protein kinase, with amino-acid sequence MTSSFDEGASRDATLSLFGGAPLRSEHRPDVTYNIERTIGRGGFAYAALATRHAPEGSLPVVLKIMRPEVLKQDGDMVTRLFKKEVVALGRLNERVPPSPFVVRLLDTGVASVRNDGRHSALPWLAIEYVHGGVEGETLSKRVRYSVKYTQFAFDRERAARVLRQLAAALTEIHAAEIVHRDFKPSNVLACGFGDGEVVKVSDFGIARPTGLASTFGELALGTPGYVAPEQVHLRDEIGPPTDVFSLAAVVFFMLTGEKYFDVKSTLDGVMLASQPGRTSIRSKPGLSPELAESAETCQAIDTLLARATAVDPRHRFQSASELASSLQPWLSSGPGSGQPSQRLISSVISTRTERATAREPASWSWMPRQNPGGDVVVVDLAWESDGHCLAATARGLSFWDGGRWTELTPAPLAPIHMVRRLGAGRFLLSSDAGRLYAFAQDEAVEVLAHPDASCVVTAFSGDLDDLAVMVAARPGARPELSSYCGRHWLKPLGVEGALSIPGLARLDRERWLVAGRTGAGRAFAAIYSPLEWRIEVFASPSAPALVACASQPERGVAIAAGGRHVVRVTPRGKTEVELGEGPNWSACAVDVLGGEWVAGAGKVWFSPGDGAAWREVWSDASWTAPFVSMQADADRVVLVTADGGVLEGRGGSGSPAS; translated from the coding sequence ATGACCAGCTCGTTCGACGAGGGTGCCTCGCGGGACGCGACGCTCTCGCTCTTTGGCGGCGCCCCGCTTCGATCCGAGCACCGGCCCGACGTCACGTACAACATCGAACGGACGATTGGGCGCGGAGGTTTTGCCTACGCGGCGCTGGCCACCCGTCATGCCCCCGAGGGCAGCCTGCCGGTCGTGCTCAAGATCATGCGCCCGGAGGTGCTCAAACAGGACGGCGACATGGTCACGCGGCTCTTCAAGAAAGAAGTCGTGGCGTTGGGCCGACTGAACGAGCGGGTTCCCCCATCACCCTTCGTGGTTCGGTTGCTGGATACGGGTGTGGCGTCGGTAAGGAATGACGGGCGCCACTCCGCATTGCCTTGGCTGGCCATCGAATACGTGCACGGTGGCGTCGAGGGCGAGACGCTCTCGAAGCGAGTTCGTTACTCGGTCAAGTACACCCAGTTTGCGTTCGACCGGGAGCGCGCGGCGCGGGTCTTGCGTCAGCTCGCCGCGGCGCTCACGGAGATCCACGCGGCTGAGATCGTCCATCGCGATTTCAAGCCGAGCAACGTGCTCGCGTGTGGTTTCGGTGATGGCGAAGTGGTCAAGGTCTCCGATTTTGGCATCGCCCGCCCGACCGGCTTGGCGTCCACCTTCGGTGAGCTCGCGCTCGGCACCCCCGGCTACGTCGCCCCCGAACAAGTGCACCTGCGGGACGAAATTGGGCCCCCGACCGACGTGTTCAGCCTGGCCGCCGTCGTCTTTTTCATGCTGACCGGCGAGAAGTACTTCGACGTGAAGTCGACGCTCGACGGCGTGATGCTGGCCTCTCAGCCCGGGCGCACGAGTATCCGCAGCAAGCCGGGGTTGTCGCCCGAGCTGGCCGAGAGCGCCGAAACTTGTCAGGCCATCGATACGCTGCTCGCCCGGGCGACCGCTGTCGATCCTCGCCACCGCTTTCAGAGCGCGTCCGAGCTCGCGAGCTCGCTCCAGCCGTGGCTCAGCTCGGGCCCTGGGAGCGGGCAGCCGAGTCAGAGGCTGATCTCGAGCGTGATCTCCACCCGCACCGAGCGCGCCACCGCGCGTGAGCCTGCGAGCTGGAGCTGGATGCCTCGGCAGAATCCCGGCGGCGACGTGGTGGTCGTGGATCTCGCGTGGGAGAGCGACGGCCACTGCCTGGCCGCGACTGCGCGCGGACTGAGCTTCTGGGATGGTGGGCGCTGGACCGAGCTCACGCCGGCGCCGCTCGCTCCCATCCACATGGTTCGGCGGCTGGGTGCGGGTCGCTTTCTGCTCTCTTCGGACGCGGGTCGCCTGTATGCGTTCGCGCAAGACGAGGCAGTGGAGGTGCTAGCCCATCCTGATGCATCGTGCGTCGTGACGGCGTTCTCCGGTGATCTGGATGATCTTGCCGTCATGGTCGCGGCGCGTCCGGGTGCGCGGCCAGAGCTGTCGAGCTACTGCGGGCGGCACTGGCTGAAACCCCTGGGGGTGGAGGGTGCGCTGAGCATTCCGGGGCTCGCGCGGCTCGATCGCGAGCGCTGGTTGGTGGCGGGGCGCACCGGCGCGGGTCGCGCGTTTGCAGCCATCTACTCGCCGCTCGAGTGGCGCATCGAAGTATTTGCGAGCCCGAGCGCACCTGCCCTGGTGGCTTGCGCCAGCCAGCCCGAGCGAGGCGTGGCAATCGCCGCCGGGGGTCGGCACGTCGTTCGAGTCACGCCAAGAGGCAAGACGGAGGTCGAGCTGGGTGAAGGGCCAAACTGGTCAGCGTGCGCCGTTGACGTGCTCGGTGGAGAGTGGGTTGCCGGCGCGGGCAAGGTCTGGTTCTCCCCGGGTGACGGGGCCGCGTGGCGCGAAGTCTGGAGCGATGCGAGCTGGACCGCGCCGTTCGTGAGCATGCAGGCTGATGCGGATCGCGTGGTGCTCGTCACCGCCGATGGCGGGGTGCTCGAGGGGCGCGGGGGCTCCGGGAGTCCGGCGAGTTAG